The genomic interval TAGAGCGTCATGCCGCCGTCGACGAACAAGGTCGTGCCGACCACGTAGTCGCTTTCATCCGAGGCGAGCCAGACGGCGGCCTTGCCGATGTCGTCCGCTTCGCCCACACGGCCGTAGGGAATCAGCTTCAACAGTTTCTCCAGCGCGGCTTTGGTGTCCCACGCGTCCTTATTGATCGGCGTGCGAATCGCGCCCGGCGCAATGGAATTGACGCGGATGCGTTCGGGCGCGACTTCCTGCGCGAGCGATTTCATGAACATCTGAATGCCGCCTTTAGACGCCGCGTAATTGACGTGCCCCGCCCACGGAATGACTTCGTGAACCGAGCTCATGCAGATGATCTTGCCGAGCGCTTTGGACGTGGCCGTCGGGCCGCGTCGGCGGAATTCTTTCACTGCCGCTTGTGCGGTCAGGAACTGGCCGGTGAGATTGGTCGCCAGCACCTGTTGCCAGTCGTCCAGCGTCATATCGGCAAACGCATTATCTTTCTGCACGCCCGAATTCGCGACCACGATATCCGCGCTTCCGAAACGCGCGCGGCATGCCGCGAACATCTTATCGACCTGCGTGGGATTGGCGACGTCGGCTTGCACCGCAAGCGCGGCGCCGCCGGCTTTCTCGATCTCGGCGCAGAGTTGCTCCGCCTCTTCGGCATGCGAGTGGTAGTCCACGACGACGGCCGCGCCCGCATCCGCAAGCGCTTTGGCGACGCCGGAACCAATGCCCGAACTGCCGCCGGTGACCAGAGCGACCTGATTCGCGAGTAACTTTTCCATTGCTGCTCCCAAGGTGACAAGATAGGGATGTGCATCGACCATCGACATAGCAAGGCCGCCGGATATCCATGCAGCGAACTGCGGAGATATCCGGCGGCCGACCCGCTTTCAAGGAACGCGGGTACTACACAACGCTATGGCATTCAGGCTATATGACGCCGACGACCAGCAACACGATCACGACGATCACAACGAGACCGAGACCGCCGGTAGGACCGTAACCCCACGCGCGGCTGTGCGGCCACGTGGGCAGCGCACCGATGAGGAGAAGAATCAGCACGACTAGAAGAATAGTTCCCAACATATGAATGACCTCCGCCTGGTTGATAGGACCTGCCTTCGCGACAAACGCGCAAGGCCCGCATTGCGCGTGTTCCTGCGAACGGCAGTATCGGTGCCATGGTTGAGCAAGCTGCATGCCCGAGGCGATAGATCGAGCCGGAAACGTTTCAAGACCGGCTTGCCGCCGTGTGGCGGGCGGTGCCGATCCGCGACGCAATCAGATCCCCGATGAAGGCGAGCGTGAGGGCAGCCGCGCCGCAAGCGAAGATCAACCCGTAGTCGTTATGTGTGTGCGAGAAAAGGTACGAGTACCCATAGCCGCCGAGCGCCTGGAAAAGCGCGAAGGCTGTCGTCGCGCGACTCCATGCGGCTCGCTGCTCGATGTGATCGTGTGGCACGAGTTCATGAATGCGGCCGAGCACGAGCGGCACGATACCCGGTGTGAAGATGCCGAGAATCACAGTCGATGCAATCAGCGCGAGCGTGCTGCCCGAGAACGCGAGCACGGCGACGGCGGCCGCTT from Paraburkholderia phytofirmans PsJN carries:
- a CDS encoding DUF3309 family protein — translated: MLGTILLVVLILLLIGALPTWPHSRAWGYGPTGGLGLVVIVVIVLLVVGVI
- a CDS encoding glucose 1-dehydrogenase — encoded protein: MEKLLANQVALVTGGSSGIGSGVAKALADAGAAVVVDYHSHAEEAEQLCAEIEKAGGAALAVQADVANPTQVDKMFAACRARFGSADIVVANSGVQKDNAFADMTLDDWQQVLATNLTGQFLTAQAAVKEFRRRGPTATSKALGKIICMSSVHEVIPWAGHVNYAASKGGIQMFMKSLAQEVAPERIRVNSIAPGAIRTPINKDAWDTKAALEKLLKLIPYGRVGEADDIGKAAVWLASDESDYVVGTTLFVDGGMTLYPGFTDNG